The nucleotide window GTGCGATCGCGGTGCGGGTGCGGTTTTGCGGTTCGTTGCGGTTGCGGGCGCGGTTTTACGGTTTTCCCCAAGTTTTTGCGAACGAGCGGGCCGAAGGCCCGCGAGTGATGCAAAAAGTGGGTTTACATCATGCCGCCCATGCCACCCATACCGCCCATTCCGCCCATGCCACCCATACCGCCGGGTGCGCCGCCGGGACCGCCCGCGTCGCCGTCGCCCTCGGTCGTGAGGTCGCCGGCGGAGATGATGTCGTCGATCTTGAGCACGAGGTTCGCGGCCTCGGTGGCGCTCGAAAGCGCCTGCTCTTTGGCGTGGGCGGGTTCGACGACGCCCGCCTCGAAGGTGTTCTCGACCTCGCCGTCGAAGACGTTGAGGCCAGCCTGCTCGTCGCCGGATTCGTGGGCCGAGCGGAGATCGACGAGCGTGTCGATCGAGTCGAGGCCGGCGTTCTCGGCCAGCACTCGGGGAACGAGTTCGAGCGAGTCGGCGAACGTCTCGACGGCGAGCTGCTCGCGGCCGCTCACGGAGTCGGCGTACTCACGGAGGCGAGCAGCGACTTCGACCTCGACCGCGCCGCCGCCGGCGAGCACGCGCCCGTCGGAGACGGTCTGGGCGACGACTTCGAGCGCGTCGGTGATGCCGCGTTCGAGCTCGTCGACGACGTGGTCTGTCGAGCCGCGGAGGAGGAGCGTCACGCCGTGGGACTGGTCGCCCTCGACGTAGAACAGCTCCTCGTCCTCGTCGCGCGTCACCGAGCCGGTGCCGAGATCGGCGCTGGTGGCGCTGTTGAGATCGGAGACGATCGAGGCACCGAGCACCTCCTTCAGGAACTCGATGTCGGATTTCTTCGCGCGGCGGACGGCGAGGATGCCCTCTTTGGCGAGGTAGTGCTGGGCGAGATCGTCGATGCCCTTCTGGCAGAAGACGACGTCAGCGCCCGTCTCCTTGATCTGCTCGACCTTCTGTTTGAGCTGCTCGTCCTCCTGATCGAGGAACTGCTGGAGCTGGTCGGGGTCGGAGAGGCTGACCTGCGAGTCGACGTTGGCCTCCTCGACCTCGACGGCCTCGCTGAGCAGGAGCACCGAGGCGTCCTCGACGTCGGTCGGCATCGTGTCGTGGACTGGATCCTTCGAGATAACCGCGCCGTCGAGCAGTTCCGAGTCGCTCGCGGATTCGCCGGTCTGGGTCTCGATGTTGACGAACTCGAGGTCGACGATGCTCTCGCCGGCGTCGTTTTCGACGGTCACGTTCTGGACGGCGTCGACGATGAGCTGGGCGAGCTGCTCCTTGTTCAGCTCCGCGCCCTTGCCCGTCATCGAGGTCTCGGCGACCTTCTTGATCCGGTCGGTGTCGTCGGCGTCGATCTCCTCGGCGACGTTGCCGATCTCCTCCCTGGCTTTCTCGCTGGCCAGGTGGAACCCGCGGATGATCGCCGTCGGGTGGATGTCCTGCTCGATGAGCTCCTCGGCGTTCTTTAGGAGCTCGCCCGCGACTGCGACGGCGGTCGTCGTCCCGTCGCCGGCCTCGTCCTCCTGTGTCTCGGCGACCTCGACGATCATCTCGGCAGTCGGGTTGTTGATGTCCATCTCGGTGAGGATGGTGACGCCGTCGTTCGTGACGGTGACGTCGCCCATCGAGGAGACGAGCATCTTGTCCATCCCTTTCGGCCCGAGCGTCGATCGGACCGAGTCCGCTACTGCCCGTGCCGCGTCGATATTGTGCGACTGTGCGTCCTCGTCCTTGACGCGCTGGGAGTCGTCACCCATGATGATCATGGGCTGGCCCTGCATTCGCTGACTCATGATTCACCGAACGATTGAATGTGCTTCTATATAAAAGTAGCTATCCAGTCGGGTTGCAGAGGATCGAAGACGGATCGATGGAGCGCGTAAATCACCCTCGAATTCGCTCGTGCTCCAACAATCATGTGTTGTGTTAGCAGAGGTTGTCCGGTACGAGAAACTGACGCAGCGTGGATTTATATACACCGTCGAGTCATTGTGAGGCGATGCCGTATCCGAACAGTCCGGGGAAGCACGACCGAGACGCGCTCATCACCCCGAAAGCGAGCATCAACTACTTCGACGACGACCCGGATCCAGTTCCGGAGTCGGTCGTCCTCTGTTTTCACGATGGACTGTTCGAGCATGTCGTGAACGCCTACGAGGGTACGGCATTCGATGGGGAAAGCGGCTACGCGCTCGATGCGACCGATGGGCAGGTCGGTGTGGTGAGGGTTCCAGGCATCGGCGCACCGGTGACGGCACTGGAGATGGAGGAACTGATTGTACGCGGGGCCGAGCGATTCCTGTCGCTCGGACACGTCGGAAGCCTTCACTCCGACGTCTCGCTCGGCGATCTCGTGGTCGTGGATCGGGCGCTGCGCGACGAGGGTACCTCACACCACTACCTCGAACCGGCGAAATACGTCACAGCCAGTTCCGATCTATGTGAGCGACTCGAACGCGTGCTGGAAGCCGCAAACGAGCCCTATCGCGTCGGTCCGACGTGGACCACTGACGCGGTGTACCGTGAGACGGTTCCGGAAGTCGAGCGCTACCGCAACGAAGGAGTCCTGACTGTGGATATGGAAGCCGCAGCGATGTTCGCGGTCGCTACCTATCGGGGCGTCGAAGCAAGCGCGTTGTTCACGATCAGCGATCAGCTCGATCCGACGGGGTGGGAACCGCGTTTTGCCGAGACACAGACCCATCTCGAACGAGCGTTCGCTCGTGCCGTCGAAGCGCTGACGCGATGATCCTCACTCGACGGGTTCCTTCCAGTGAACGACGACCGAACCGATCACGAAATCGTCGCGGGTGTCGGCATCGCGCACGAACCGGACCGTGTTCTCACCCGCTTCGAGATCTGCACCCGTGATCGGATCCATCCAATACTGCCAGCCCGGCGCGGGCGGGATGTCGAACCCCGTGAGCGCGTCGCCGTTGACGACGATTTCGTGGCCGTAGTTCCCCACCTCGAACAGCTGGCATTCCAGATATGCCTCCGTGGCCGGCCCGACTGGCACGGTGAACTCCTGTGTGGAGGAACGATGGTTGCCCACGAACTCGGCCCAGGGTACGTCGAGTCCGGCCGAACTCTCGCCGAGGTGTTCTTGGAAGTCGAGCAGCGCGTAGTTCGCACGGGTCCGGGTGTCGCTCATTACTCGACCCTCGGTGGTCACGGGATTAAGTCTGCGGTCTGGACCGGGTTTCACGCGAGAACACGGACGCAGCGAAGCCGTTCCCTACTTTGTCTCACTGCGTTCAGCAAAACGCCGGGACGAGGATTTGAACACGGTCGGACGTGCTCACTCACTATCGCTCGTTGTGCGCGACCTCCCTGCTGCAAATCCCCGCCGTCGCCGCTTCGCTCGTCACGTCCGTTCCTCGCAGAAGCACGGTCGCAACAAAGTTGCTCCCTGCGTTGCCTCACTGTGTTCAGCAAAACGCCGGGACGGGGGTTTGAACACGGTCGTTCCCGTTCGCTCGCTGTCGCTCGCTCACATATCACTCCCTGCTGCAAATCCCCGCCGTCGCCGCTTCGCTCGTCACGTCCGTTCCTCGCAGAAGCGCCGGGACGGGGATTTGAACCCCGGATCCCAAAGGGAACACGCTTTCCAGGCGTGCGCCTTACCACTCGGCCATCCCGGCTTGGTCGGAACTACCGGAGTCGCAGGTTAAGACCTTTCGCTCCGCGCCAGCCACCTCTCGAACAGGTAGCTCGCCCCGCTGGCGACGATCCAGACGATCGCCGCGATGGCGAGCTTGACGAGCAGGCTGATCCCGGGGGCAGCGACGAGTTCGTAGCCCTGCGCGAGCACGAGGAAGGCGAGCGCACCGACCGCACCCCACAGCAGGCTCGCTTTCGTTCGCGGACGCATCAGTCCGCGAGCGCCGCGGTGTCGGTGCGGACCACTCAGACGAGCACCTCGGGCGCGTAGCCGTTGGCTTCGAGCGCGTCGAGCAGCGTCGCGACGTGCTCTTCGCCCCGGGTTTCGAGATCGATCGCGACCTCGGTGGCGGTCATGCCGCTGTCGCGGGAGGTGCGGTCGTGCTGGATAGCGTAGATGTTCGCGCGCTCGTCGGCGATGATCTCGACCAGCCGTTCGAGCGAGCCGGGCCGGTCGGGAAGCGTCGTCCGAAAGCGGAGATAGCGACCCGATTCGACCAGTCCACGCATGATCACCGTCCGGAGCATGTTGAGATCGATGTTGCCGCCACAGAGAACGGGGACGACGACCTCGTCGTCGCTATAGTCGAACGCCTCGGCGAGGATCGCGGCCATCGGCACCGCACCGGCCCCCTCGATGAGCGTCTTCGAGCGTTCGAGCAGCGTCGTGATCGCAACGGCGATATCGGGATCGGAGACCGAGACGACCTCGTCGACGCGCTCCTCGATGATCGGAAACGTCCGCTCGCCGACTCGGCGCGTCGCGATGCCGTCGGCGATCGTGTCGACGCCGTCGAGCTCCTGGACCGATCCCTTTTCGAGCGACTGGGCGACGCTCGACGCGCCCTCGGCCTCGACGCCCACGACCCGCGTGTCGGGCGATTTTGCTTTGACTGCGGTGGCGATACCGGCGATGAGTCCGCCGCCACCGATGGGGACGACGACCGTCTCGACGTCCGGGCAGTCCTCGACGATCTCCAGGCCGATCGTCCCCTGGCCGGCCATCACGGTGGGATCATCGAAGGCGTGGACGTAGGTGCGGTTCTCGTCGGCCTCGATCTCGTGGGCGCGGGCCTGGGCCGTGTCGTAGTCCTCGCCGTGGAGGACGACCTCGGCCCCGTAGCTCCGTGTCGCCTTCACTTTCGCGATCGGGGCGTGTTCTGGCATCACGACCACGCTATCGACGTCGGCGCGCGTGGCCGCGAGCGCGACGCCCTGAGCGTGATTGCCCGCGCTCGCGGTCACGACGCCCGCCGCCTGCTCCTCGTCGGTGAGCGTGGCGATGCGGTTCGACGCGCCGCGGATCTTGAACGAACCGGTACGCTGGAACACTTCGAGTTTGGGGTGGACCGCCGCGCCCGAGAGATCGGAGAACGAGTAGGAGTGTTCGAGCGGCGTGTGGCGGGCCACGCCGTCGACGCGCTCGCGCGCCTCATGGATATCGTCGAGACCGAGCATACGACGATTCCGTCGCTCGGCGGTATAGTTCTTGCTGGAAGCGGCGGTGGAGGGCCGCCGAAGCGTGTGACGCACCGATGCTCCGTCGCGGGTGTTCATCAATGCACGGAAAGCGGAGTGAAAGTGAACGTGTCGGCCGCCATACCCGCGGTGCTGCGGCGGCCGCGGCTGCGGTGGGGTTGCGGTAGCGGTGCTGTGCGGTCCTGGTGGATGAAGGGCGAGGCACGCGAGCGACCGTAGGGAGCGAGTAGCGAACGGAGTGAGCGCGTGCCGAGGGCTTCGGCGGTGCGGACGGGTGCTGTGCGGTATGGGAAGCGTAGTGTCCGCGCGAACGAACGTGAGCGCGGTTCACCGTGAACGAGGCCGTAGGCCGAGTGAGCGGGAGTTTTTAGTCCAGGTTTTTGGAAGGGGTTCGAGCACGAGCGAACGGAGTCGTTCGAAAGGCGCGAAGCGCCTTTCGTGATGACGAAACGGCTTCGCCGTTTCGAACCATGAGCGAGCGCGAGGA belongs to Halococcus qingdaonensis and includes:
- a CDS encoding nucleoside phosphorylase, whose translation is MPYPNSPGKHDRDALITPKASINYFDDDPDPVPESVVLCFHDGLFEHVVNAYEGTAFDGESGYALDATDGQVGVVRVPGIGAPVTALEMEELIVRGAERFLSLGHVGSLHSDVSLGDLVVVDRALRDEGTSHHYLEPAKYVTASSDLCERLERVLEAANEPYRVGPTWTTDAVYRETVPEVERYRNEGVLTVDMEAAAMFAVATYRGVEASALFTISDQLDPTGWEPRFAETQTHLERAFARAVEALTR
- the thsB gene encoding thermosome subunit beta; the protein is MIIMGDDSQRVKDEDAQSHNIDAARAVADSVRSTLGPKGMDKMLVSSMGDVTVTNDGVTILTEMDINNPTAEMIVEVAETQEDEAGDGTTTAVAVAGELLKNAEELIEQDIHPTAIIRGFHLASEKAREEIGNVAEEIDADDTDRIKKVAETSMTGKGAELNKEQLAQLIVDAVQNVTVENDAGESIVDLEFVNIETQTGESASDSELLDGAVISKDPVHDTMPTDVEDASVLLLSEAVEVEEANVDSQVSLSDPDQLQQFLDQEDEQLKQKVEQIKETGADVVFCQKGIDDLAQHYLAKEGILAVRRAKKSDIEFLKEVLGASIVSDLNSATSADLGTGSVTRDEDEELFYVEGDQSHGVTLLLRGSTDHVVDELERGITDALEVVAQTVSDGRVLAGGGAVEVEVAARLREYADSVSGREQLAVETFADSLELVPRVLAENAGLDSIDTLVDLRSAHESGDEQAGLNVFDGEVENTFEAGVVEPAHAKEQALSSATEAANLVLKIDDIISAGDLTTEGDGDAGGPGGAPGGMGGMGGMGGMGGMGGMM
- the ilvA gene encoding threonine ammonia-lyase, with amino-acid sequence MLGLDDIHEARERVDGVARHTPLEHSYSFSDLSGAAVHPKLEVFQRTGSFKIRGASNRIATLTDEEQAAGVVTASAGNHAQGVALAATRADVDSVVVMPEHAPIAKVKATRSYGAEVVLHGEDYDTAQARAHEIEADENRTYVHAFDDPTVMAGQGTIGLEIVEDCPDVETVVVPIGGGGLIAGIATAVKAKSPDTRVVGVEAEGASSVAQSLEKGSVQELDGVDTIADGIATRRVGERTFPIIEERVDEVVSVSDPDIAVAITTLLERSKTLIEGAGAVPMAAILAEAFDYSDDEVVVPVLCGGNIDLNMLRTVIMRGLVESGRYLRFRTTLPDRPGSLERLVEIIADERANIYAIQHDRTSRDSGMTATEVAIDLETRGEEHVATLLDALEANGYAPEVLV
- a CDS encoding DUF7383 domain-containing protein translates to MSDTRTRANYALLDFQEHLGESSAGLDVPWAEFVGNHRSSTQEFTVPVGPATEAYLECQLFEVGNYGHEIVVNGDALTGFDIPPAPGWQYWMDPITGADLEAGENTVRFVRDADTRDDFVIGSVVVHWKEPVE